The Solibacillus sp. FSL W7-1464 genome contains a region encoding:
- a CDS encoding YpdA family putative bacillithiol disulfide reductase encodes MQKVEAIIVGGGPCGLAAAIELQNIGLSPIIIEKGNIVNAIYNYPTHQTFFSTSEKLAIGDVPFIIEQRKPKRNQALVYYREVVKAKKLQVNRFETVKSVAKVDDLFTVQTDKDSYETPYVIIATGYYDHPNYLNIPGESLPKVHHYFKEGHPFFDLKVLVIGGKNSAIDAALELNKAGAHVTVIYRGNDYSPSIKPWVLPEFLGLVREGEITMHFNTEVKEIRENEVVVVIEGQTEIIDNDIVFAMTGYHPDHRFIREMGVDIDEQTGRPTFDPETMETNVENLFIAGVIAAGNNANEIFIENGRFHGNMIAQKIARQTT; translated from the coding sequence ATGCAAAAGGTAGAAGCAATCATTGTTGGTGGTGGTCCTTGCGGATTAGCTGCTGCAATTGAACTACAAAATATCGGATTGTCCCCAATCATTATCGAAAAAGGTAATATTGTCAATGCGATTTACAATTATCCGACACATCAGACTTTTTTTAGTACGAGTGAGAAACTGGCGATCGGTGATGTGCCGTTTATTATTGAGCAACGAAAACCGAAACGCAATCAGGCACTTGTCTATTATCGTGAAGTGGTGAAAGCAAAAAAACTTCAAGTAAATCGGTTTGAAACAGTGAAGAGTGTTGCAAAGGTAGATGATCTATTTACCGTGCAGACAGATAAAGACAGCTATGAAACACCGTATGTAATCATTGCGACAGGCTATTACGATCATCCGAACTATTTGAATATACCAGGAGAAAGTTTGCCGAAAGTTCATCATTATTTTAAAGAAGGGCACCCGTTTTTTGATTTGAAAGTGCTTGTAATCGGCGGCAAAAATTCTGCAATCGATGCTGCGTTGGAGCTTAACAAGGCAGGCGCACATGTGACGGTCATTTATCGCGGGAATGATTATTCCCCGAGCATTAAGCCATGGGTATTGCCGGAATTTCTTGGGCTTGTCCGTGAAGGGGAAATTACAATGCACTTTAATACTGAAGTAAAAGAAATTCGAGAAAACGAAGTCGTTGTAGTAATAGAAGGCCAAACTGAAATAATTGATAATGATATTGTATTTGCAATGACCGGTTACCACCCTGACCATCGCTTCATCCGTGAAATGGGCGTTGATATTGATGAACAAACCGGTAGACCGACATTCGATCCTGAAACAATGGAAACAAATGTAGAAAATCTATTTATTGCCGGTGTAATTGCTGCAGGTAATAATGCAAATGAAATCTTTATTGAAAACGGCCGCTTTCATGGTAATATGATCGCACAAAAAATTGCTCGTCAAACTACATAA
- a CDS encoding asparaginase, translating to MKKKVVLITTGGTIASTRNKKNKLESGKLDGQAILSMCQLENEMDIELIDLYQIPSMHMTFDNLNLLNQTIKNVFNDQSVSGIVITHGTDSLEETAYFLELTIHDDRPIIVTGSQKSPGDIGTDVYSNLRNSLLVASNEEAKNIGVCVVFNEKIIHSRYVKKMHSSSINGFGAIGYGMLGFIDNDEVIIYQKPTHKEVYEIKESYPAVEIVFAYLGASSIILDALYEANVEGVVLVGAGRGQVAPNMMGAIEKLCQRGTKVVLTTSTEEGRVFPTYDYYSSANYLKDSGVIMGGDFDPKKARLKLLLMIANGNTNFDTFMH from the coding sequence ATGAAGAAAAAAGTAGTGCTTATTACGACAGGTGGAACGATTGCGAGTACACGCAATAAGAAAAATAAGCTCGAGTCCGGTAAACTTGATGGTCAAGCCATTTTATCAATGTGCCAGCTGGAAAATGAGATGGATATTGAACTGATTGATCTCTATCAAATACCATCGATGCATATGACATTCGATAATTTAAATCTACTGAATCAAACGATCAAAAATGTCTTCAACGATCAATCAGTGAGTGGAATTGTCATTACACATGGTACGGATAGCTTAGAGGAGACAGCCTATTTTTTAGAGCTGACAATACACGATGACCGTCCGATAATCGTAACAGGTTCACAAAAATCGCCTGGCGACATTGGTACAGATGTATATTCGAATCTGCGTAATTCTTTATTGGTTGCCTCAAATGAAGAGGCGAAAAATATAGGCGTGTGTGTCGTCTTTAATGAAAAAATCATTCATTCCAGATACGTAAAGAAAATGCATTCTTCAAGTATTAACGGTTTTGGTGCCATTGGCTATGGAATGCTTGGCTTTATCGATAACGATGAAGTAATCATTTACCAGAAGCCGACCCATAAGGAAGTATATGAAATAAAAGAAAGTTATCCTGCTGTCGAGATTGTATTTGCGTATTTAGGCGCAAGTTCCATCATATTGGATGCCCTTTACGAAGCAAATGTCGAGGGTGTGGTACTTGTCGGAGCAGGCCGCGGTCAAGTTGCCCCGAATATGATGGGTGCAATCGAAAAGCTTTGTCAAAGGGGAACGAAAGTCGTATTGACGACATCGACAGAAGAAGGGCGTGTTTTCCCGACTTATGATTATTACAGTAGTGCGAACTACTTGAAAGATAGCGGTGTTATTATGGGAGGGGATTTTGATCCGAAGAAAGCTCGATTGAAGCTCCTGTTGATGATTGCAAACGGCAACACGAATTTTGATACATTTATGCATTAA
- the prsW gene encoding glutamic-type intramembrane protease PrsW, producing MFILLSAAIAPGLALLSYFYLRNEMDTEPRRTLLHSFIYGGVITFPVLFIQFVIKEEQTFSNPFFINVVFTSSIEEFVKWLIILAVILHHIEFDDPYDGILYGAAVSLGFATVENVIYLLSFGIDQAFMRALLPVSSHALFGVVMGYYYGKGKFSSDEIQKKYIALALCAPIGLHIMYNSILMLEEYFMYVMLPFMLFLWTFALRKVKQAHEHLIEHLSRSNG from the coding sequence ATGTTTATACTTTTATCAGCAGCGATTGCGCCGGGTTTAGCCCTTTTAAGCTACTTTTATTTACGCAATGAGATGGATACCGAACCACGGCGAACATTATTGCATTCCTTTATATATGGTGGGGTTATTACATTCCCTGTTTTATTCATACAGTTTGTTATAAAAGAAGAACAGACATTTTCGAATCCGTTCTTTATAAATGTAGTATTTACCAGTTCGATAGAAGAATTCGTAAAATGGCTTATTATTCTTGCGGTAATATTACACCACATTGAATTTGATGATCCGTACGACGGTATTTTGTATGGTGCAGCTGTATCGTTAGGTTTTGCGACTGTTGAAAACGTCATCTATCTATTATCTTTCGGAATTGATCAGGCTTTTATGCGTGCATTATTACCGGTTTCGAGCCATGCTCTGTTCGGTGTAGTAATGGGTTACTATTACGGAAAGGGGAAGTTTTCAAGTGATGAAATACAGAAGAAGTATATCGCACTTGCCCTCTGTGCCCCTATAGGACTGCATATTATGTACAATTCGATTTTAATGTTAGAAGAATATTTCATGTATGTAATGTTACCGTTTATGCTATTCTTATGGACGTTTGCATTGCGCAAAGTCAAGCAGGCACACGAACATCTAATTGAACATTTATCCCGCAGCAACGGGTAG
- the sleB gene encoding spore cortex-lytic enzyme has translation MSVKKIVLFVFIISSSFVSHTFAFSGQDVQRGAFGDDVIELQARLQYLSFYNGKIDGKFGYGTYWALRNFQEQYGLPVDGIAGRATKEKLENNSDYDKAWVHKQINAGNSFTYYGGIALENQVKKGGNGGKSANDTTSMQLPPGYTDQDLQILANAVYGEARGEPYEGQVAVAAVILNRLESPEFPDTISEIIFQPLAFTAVADGQIWLTPNERAKQAVLDAINGWDPSENALYYFNPVTATSNWIWSRPQIKQIGEHIFCL, from the coding sequence ATGTCAGTGAAAAAAATCGTCTTGTTCGTATTCATTATATCAAGTAGTTTTGTAAGTCATACATTTGCATTTTCAGGTCAGGATGTGCAGCGGGGTGCATTTGGTGACGATGTAATCGAGTTACAGGCACGACTTCAATATTTAAGTTTCTATAATGGAAAGATTGACGGGAAATTTGGTTACGGAACATATTGGGCACTTCGAAATTTCCAGGAGCAGTACGGCTTACCGGTGGATGGGATTGCCGGAAGGGCAACAAAGGAAAAGCTGGAGAATAATTCGGATTATGATAAGGCATGGGTTCATAAACAAATCAATGCAGGGAACAGCTTTACGTACTATGGCGGAATCGCGTTGGAAAATCAGGTGAAAAAAGGGGGGAATGGCGGAAAAAGTGCAAACGATACGACCTCCATGCAGCTTCCGCCAGGCTACACCGATCAGGACCTGCAAATTTTAGCGAATGCAGTATACGGGGAAGCACGAGGCGAGCCGTATGAAGGACAAGTTGCTGTTGCCGCTGTAATCCTGAATCGCCTGGAATCTCCGGAATTTCCGGATACAATTTCGGAAATTATTTTCCAGCCATTAGCTTTCACGGCTGTTGCAGACGGTCAGATTTGGCTTACTCCGAATGAACGTGCAAAACAGGCCGTATTGGATGCGATCAACGGTTGGGACCCATCCGAGAATGCTTTGTATTATTTTAATCCTGTTACAGCGACGAGTAATTGGATTTGGTCAAGACCTCAAATCAAACAAATTGGTGAGCATATTTTCTGCTTATAG
- a CDS encoding PepSY1/2 domain-containing protein, with amino-acid sequence MKKFAYLLGLFVVILAFVSFDLFTQNKDLERAVYATQSRDLSAATEKLSTLHTTVEQSLLFQDENALNNELDSIWRLSSDLRKTVANLPIQAEVQNEWMRYLGKIGDNAKQAAATGDYESWRKKMGTVASNLHAFAEEWNIATVAFYENDGNLKKWSNNHTTDLKESPFMNASKQLKTYNETDFPLTASESDYEKKRELQHLKDKKITKNEAIQKFKKFFPKIDDAIVTVTKSSDDAPYPFYHIQFIRGSKIGYADITENGGHLLSFLLERPVKKEPRSHEEILNTAKSFMNKVGYTDVKLSESRENHEAWHLVFTRVYGEDEALIYPDSIQVKIAKDNAEILGVNAMEYIQEEKIKEQSEVPIDWDNFFADHVGVEQVQKIYTGNGNLELRKCYEVIARLDNKTQDTYRVVIDTETHEVIKNEKVF; translated from the coding sequence ATGAAAAAATTTGCATATTTATTAGGTTTATTTGTCGTCATATTAGCCTTTGTTTCCTTTGATCTATTTACACAAAATAAGGATTTGGAGCGAGCTGTTTATGCAACGCAATCAAGAGATTTATCGGCAGCTACTGAAAAATTATCGACATTGCATACAACAGTGGAGCAATCTCTACTTTTTCAGGATGAAAATGCATTAAATAATGAATTGGACTCCATCTGGCGGCTGAGCAGTGATTTAAGAAAAACTGTCGCGAATTTGCCGATCCAGGCAGAAGTACAAAATGAATGGATGCGTTATTTAGGGAAAATCGGTGATAATGCAAAACAGGCGGCTGCAACAGGAGACTACGAAAGTTGGCGCAAGAAAATGGGAACAGTAGCTTCCAATTTACATGCATTCGCCGAGGAATGGAATATTGCGACAGTTGCATTTTATGAAAATGATGGCAATTTAAAAAAATGGTCCAATAATCATACGACCGATTTAAAAGAGTCGCCATTCATGAATGCATCGAAACAACTGAAAACATATAATGAAACGGATTTTCCATTAACGGCCAGTGAATCGGATTATGAAAAAAAACGCGAGTTACAGCATCTAAAAGATAAAAAAATTACGAAAAACGAAGCCATTCAAAAATTCAAAAAATTTTTCCCGAAAATCGATGATGCCATTGTAACGGTCACAAAAAGCAGTGATGATGCACCATACCCGTTCTATCACATACAATTTATCCGCGGTTCCAAAATCGGGTATGCCGACATAACAGAAAATGGCGGTCATCTTCTTTCGTTCCTGCTTGAACGTCCGGTCAAAAAGGAGCCACGTTCACATGAAGAAATCTTAAATACAGCAAAAAGTTTTATGAACAAAGTGGGATACACGGATGTGAAGCTTTCCGAATCACGAGAAAACCACGAAGCGTGGCATCTCGTATTTACGAGAGTGTACGGAGAGGATGAGGCTTTAATTTACCCGGATAGTATTCAAGTGAAAATCGCTAAGGATAACGCGGAGATTTTGGGTGTCAACGCAATGGAATATATTCAGGAAGAAAAAATTAAAGAGCAAAGCGAAGTACCGATTGATTGGGATAACTTTTTTGCCGATCATGTAGGTGTTGAACAAGTGCAAAAAATTTATACTGGCAATGGCAATCTGGAACTTCGTAAATGTTATGAGGTTATTGCAAGGCTCGACAATAAGACACAGGATACGTACCGTGTTGTCATCGATACGGAAACACATGAAGTAATTAAAAATGAAAAAGTATTTTAG
- a CDS encoding flagellar brake protein, giving the protein MELKIGTQLTLEPTYTERVEKFKCRVVDRQDNIIFIDYPINTATKKIAFLVDGAQFRATFITEKKESYSFNTEVLGRKSGNVQMILLACPPAEEFIKIQRREYVRVETPVDIAVEHDGQKLQFAAEDISAGGTLIHIKSPVNFTEGDIVKAFVVLPFVNGEIRYVETDARVVNMFERNEMKLASLNFTDTDDYDKQQIVRFCFERQVMIRKKEMNEL; this is encoded by the coding sequence ATGGAACTGAAAATTGGAACACAACTGACGCTGGAGCCAACCTATACGGAAAGGGTCGAAAAATTTAAATGTCGTGTTGTCGATAGACAGGACAATATAATTTTTATCGATTATCCAATTAATACGGCAACAAAAAAAATCGCATTTTTAGTTGATGGTGCACAATTTCGTGCAACATTCATTACTGAAAAAAAAGAAAGTTACAGCTTTAATACGGAAGTTTTAGGACGTAAAAGCGGCAATGTTCAAATGATACTGCTTGCATGTCCACCGGCTGAAGAGTTTATTAAAATCCAGCGACGTGAATACGTTCGGGTGGAAACACCAGTAGATATTGCCGTAGAACATGATGGACAGAAATTACAGTTTGCGGCCGAAGACATTAGTGCCGGGGGGACATTGATTCATATTAAATCACCGGTCAATTTTACTGAAGGTGATATAGTAAAGGCTTTTGTCGTACTGCCGTTTGTTAATGGCGAAATACGCTATGTCGAAACAGATGCGAGAGTCGTGAACATGTTCGAACGTAATGAAATGAAGTTGGCATCACTGAATTTCACGGATACAGATGATTATGATAAGCAGCAGATTGTCCGTTTCTGCTTCGAACGGCAAGTAATGATCCGTAAAAAAGAAATGAATGAATTATAA
- the cmk gene encoding (d)CMP kinase, which yields MMKKIQIAIDGPAGAGKSTIAKIVAEALRFTYIDTGAMYRAVTYKAMKENIQLHDAGAIEKMLQQTAITLKPSEQGQLVFVDGQDVSQAIRSNEVTANVSEVAAHANIREILVAMQQKLAADGGVVMDGRDIATHVLKDAELKIYMSATVEERAHRRFLDNERRGIPSTIESLQKEIALRDKLDSEREASPLIQAEDALFLDTTHLSIDEAAQEILKLAQQKMQ from the coding sequence ATGATGAAAAAAATTCAAATTGCAATTGATGGTCCTGCAGGTGCGGGGAAAAGTACCATTGCAAAAATTGTAGCCGAAGCACTTCGATTTACATATATCGACACAGGTGCAATGTATCGGGCAGTGACGTATAAAGCGATGAAAGAAAACATACAATTACATGACGCAGGAGCGATTGAAAAAATGCTGCAGCAAACGGCGATAACATTAAAACCGTCGGAGCAGGGACAACTCGTTTTTGTTGATGGACAAGATGTGTCACAGGCGATCCGTTCAAATGAAGTTACCGCAAATGTTTCAGAAGTTGCTGCACATGCCAATATACGTGAAATTCTTGTAGCAATGCAGCAAAAGCTGGCTGCTGACGGTGGAGTTGTCATGGATGGCCGTGATATTGCAACGCATGTTTTAAAAGATGCTGAGCTTAAAATCTACATGTCAGCTACAGTGGAAGAACGTGCACACCGACGCTTCCTGGATAATGAACGCCGCGGTATTCCTTCAACAATCGAATCATTACAGAAGGAAATTGCATTGCGGGACAAGCTGGATAGTGAACGTGAAGCTTCCCCACTTATCCAGGCGGAAGATGCTTTATTTTTAGATACGACGCATTTATCAATTGATGAGGCGGCACAGGAAATTTTGAAATTAGCGCAGCAAAAAATGCAGTAA
- the rpsA gene encoding 30S ribosomal protein S1, whose product MSEEMNLGSNQKFQEGDIVKGVAEQVEEKSVTVSIEGAPFDGIIPISELSSLHIEKASDIVSVGDQLELMITKVEEENFVLSKRKVDALHAWDELKAKFESGEVFEAEVKDVVKGGLVVDLGVRGFVPASLVEDYFVEDFEDYKGKTLRLKITELDKEKGRLILSHRAVLDEEKASKKQQVIQNIHQGDMLEGTVQRLAKFGAFIDLGGIDGLVHISQVAHEHVEDISTVLQEGQSVTVKVLSVDIPNERVSLSIKDTLPGPWTDIEEKASKGAILTGTVKRLVTFGAFVEVFPGVEGLVHISQISHKHITTPHEVLKDGQEVEVKVLEVNEAEKRLALSIKALQEDSASDEDFDYELPEENKGFSFSDVIGDQLKGFKK is encoded by the coding sequence ATGTCTGAGGAAATGAATTTAGGGTCAAACCAAAAATTTCAAGAAGGAGATATTGTGAAAGGTGTTGCTGAACAGGTTGAAGAGAAGTCAGTAACGGTTTCGATCGAGGGGGCACCTTTCGACGGGATTATACCTATTAGCGAACTTTCAAGCTTACACATTGAAAAAGCTTCTGATATAGTTTCAGTTGGCGATCAGCTAGAGCTTATGATTACGAAAGTTGAAGAAGAGAATTTTGTATTATCAAAACGCAAGGTGGATGCACTGCATGCGTGGGATGAATTAAAAGCAAAATTCGAATCTGGTGAAGTATTCGAAGCAGAAGTGAAAGATGTTGTGAAAGGCGGACTTGTCGTCGATTTAGGCGTGCGCGGTTTCGTTCCGGCTTCACTCGTTGAAGATTATTTTGTCGAAGATTTTGAGGATTACAAAGGCAAAACTTTACGTTTAAAAATTACAGAGTTAGATAAAGAAAAAGGCCGACTCATTTTATCTCATCGTGCAGTACTGGATGAAGAAAAAGCGTCGAAAAAGCAACAAGTGATTCAAAACATCCACCAGGGTGACATGCTGGAAGGTACGGTTCAGCGGTTGGCGAAATTCGGTGCGTTCATTGATTTGGGCGGCATCGATGGATTAGTCCACATTTCGCAAGTAGCGCATGAACATGTTGAAGATATTTCTACGGTATTACAGGAAGGACAATCTGTTACTGTAAAAGTACTGTCAGTGGATATTCCGAATGAGCGTGTTTCATTATCGATCAAAGATACGTTGCCTGGTCCGTGGACAGACATTGAAGAGAAGGCTTCTAAAGGCGCAATTTTAACAGGGACAGTAAAACGTCTTGTTACATTCGGCGCATTTGTAGAGGTGTTCCCTGGAGTAGAAGGACTTGTCCATATTTCTCAAATTTCCCACAAGCATATTACGACACCGCATGAAGTCTTAAAAGACGGCCAAGAGGTGGAAGTAAAAGTACTTGAGGTAAATGAAGCGGAAAAACGCCTTGCACTGAGCATTAAAGCATTGCAGGAAGATTCGGCAAGCGACGAAGATTTCGATTACGAGCTGCCTGAAGAAAATAAAGGCTTCTCATTCAGCGATGTCATCGGTGATCAGCTAAAAGGATTTAAAAAATAA
- the der gene encoding ribosome biogenesis GTPase Der, with product MTKPVIAIVGRPNVGKSTIFNRIVGERVSIVEDIPGVTRDRIYSSADWLAHEFNIIDTGGIEIGDEPFLEQIRQQAEIAIDEADVIIFMTNGREGVTAADEQVARILYKTKKPVVLAINKIDNPDMRHMIYDFYSLGFGEPWPISGSHGLGLGDLLDECAKHFPQPDEEQYDEDTIKFSLIGRPNVGKSSLVNAFLGQDRVIVSEIQGTTRDAIDSPYSYDGQDYVIIDTAGMRKKGKVYESTEKYSVLRALRAIERSDVVLVVLNADEGIQEQDKKIAGYAHEAGKAVIIVVNKWDAIEKDEKTMNIFTEQIREHFLFLDYAPIIFVSAKTKQRVLNILPIIKRVSENHAMRIQSSILNEVIEDSIARNPAPTDKGKRLRIYYATQVAIKPPTFVVFVNEPEMMHFSYERFLENRIRETFDFEGTPIRLITRARD from the coding sequence ATGACAAAACCAGTAATCGCCATCGTAGGACGTCCGAACGTAGGTAAATCGACAATTTTTAACCGAATTGTTGGAGAGCGTGTATCGATCGTGGAAGATATTCCAGGTGTAACACGTGACCGTATTTATAGTTCGGCTGATTGGCTAGCACATGAATTTAATATTATCGACACTGGTGGTATTGAAATTGGGGACGAGCCGTTTTTAGAGCAGATTCGTCAACAGGCTGAAATTGCAATTGATGAGGCGGACGTTATTATTTTCATGACAAATGGACGTGAAGGTGTTACAGCTGCAGATGAGCAAGTAGCAAGAATTTTATATAAAACAAAAAAACCGGTTGTCTTGGCAATCAACAAAATCGACAACCCGGATATGCGTCATATGATTTATGACTTCTATTCATTAGGTTTCGGCGAGCCTTGGCCAATTTCAGGTTCGCACGGTTTAGGTTTAGGGGATTTATTGGACGAATGTGCCAAACACTTCCCGCAGCCGGATGAAGAACAATACGATGAGGATACAATTAAATTCTCACTGATCGGGCGTCCGAATGTCGGAAAATCTTCACTCGTTAATGCCTTTTTAGGTCAGGATCGTGTTATTGTAAGTGAAATTCAAGGGACAACGCGTGATGCAATTGACTCTCCGTACTCATATGATGGACAAGATTATGTCATCATTGATACAGCAGGTATGCGTAAAAAAGGGAAAGTCTATGAATCAACAGAAAAATACTCAGTTCTACGTGCACTGCGCGCTATCGAGCGTTCAGACGTTGTTTTAGTCGTTCTGAATGCGGATGAAGGCATTCAGGAGCAGGATAAGAAAATCGCCGGCTATGCACATGAAGCTGGTAAAGCGGTTATTATTGTTGTAAACAAATGGGATGCGATCGAAAAAGACGAGAAAACGATGAATATCTTTACAGAGCAAATTCGTGAACATTTCCTGTTTTTAGATTATGCACCGATCATTTTCGTTTCGGCGAAAACGAAACAGCGTGTCCTCAATATTTTACCGATTATTAAGCGTGTTAGTGAAAACCATGCGATGCGTATCCAATCATCAATTCTAAACGAAGTAATTGAAGATTCAATCGCACGTAATCCGGCACCGACAGATAAAGGTAAACGTTTACGTATTTACTATGCGACACAAGTGGCGATTAAACCGCCGACATTCGTTGTATTCGTAAATGAACCGGAAATGATGCACTTCTCATACGAGCGCTTTTTAGAAAACCGTATTCGAGAAACTTTCGACTTTGAAGGAACTCCAATACGCCTAATTACACGTGCTCGTGACTAA
- a CDS encoding NAD(P)H-dependent glycerol-3-phosphate dehydrogenase produces MENVVVLGAGSWGTALAIVLAENGHNTLIWSHREDQATEINEQHTNRKYLPNTILPSNLKATSNLEEAAKHGSTIVMAVPTKGIREVCGKISAYLTEKALFVHVSKGIEPDTLMRISELMKESLDENAVSDIVVLSGPSHAEEVVLKHPTTVTAACENLEAAEKVQDLFMNQYLRVYTNDDVIGVEIGGALKNVIALAAGMTDGLDFGDNAKAALITRGLAEITRLGVKMGGNPFTFAGLTGMGDLIVTCTSVHSRNWRAGNMLGKGMKLEQVLDEMGMVVEGVRTTKATYQLSKKYDVSMPITSALYDVLFNNLEPRALVESLMLRTKKSEIDEMS; encoded by the coding sequence ATGGAAAATGTAGTAGTTTTAGGAGCAGGTTCCTGGGGAACGGCACTGGCCATTGTTTTAGCGGAAAACGGTCATAATACGTTGATTTGGTCGCATCGCGAAGATCAGGCAACTGAAATTAATGAACAGCACACAAATAGAAAATATTTGCCGAATACGATTTTACCAAGTAATTTAAAGGCGACTTCAAATTTAGAAGAGGCTGCAAAACACGGTTCTACTATCGTTATGGCAGTACCGACTAAAGGAATACGGGAAGTCTGCGGCAAAATCTCGGCGTATTTAACTGAAAAAGCATTATTTGTTCATGTTTCGAAAGGGATTGAGCCGGATACATTAATGCGTATTTCAGAGCTGATGAAGGAAAGCCTTGATGAAAATGCGGTAAGTGACATCGTAGTTTTATCCGGTCCATCACACGCGGAGGAAGTTGTTTTAAAACATCCGACAACAGTAACGGCTGCATGTGAAAACTTAGAAGCTGCAGAAAAAGTGCAGGATTTATTTATGAATCAGTATTTGCGTGTCTACACGAATGATGATGTAATTGGCGTTGAAATAGGCGGGGCACTGAAAAACGTCATTGCACTGGCTGCTGGAATGACGGATGGTCTGGACTTTGGTGATAACGCAAAGGCTGCTTTAATAACACGCGGTCTCGCTGAAATTACGCGTCTCGGTGTAAAAATGGGGGGAAACCCATTTACATTTGCCGGACTGACAGGGATGGGCGATTTGATCGTGACATGTACGAGTGTCCATTCCCGAAACTGGCGCGCAGGCAATATGCTCGGCAAAGGAATGAAGCTTGAACAAGTATTGGATGAGATGGGGATGGTTGTAGAAGGAGTACGTACAACAAAGGCTACATACCAGCTCTCAAAAAAATACGATGTCTCAATGCCGATCACATCAGCGCTGTATGATGTGTTGTTTAATAATCTGGAACCGAGAGCATTGGTCGAATCATTAATGCTGCGCACGAAAAAGAGCGAAATTGATGAGATGAGCTGA
- a CDS encoding DUF2768 domain-containing protein: protein MQHTLQLMNPLSNLLLNSARGPLASMHALDVMWVSFYSIGLLLVSILIITAVRKWIHNMVLSFLLKLVAYVMFFIGTLLMVLVVLTWPN from the coding sequence GTGCAACATACTCTGCAGCTCATGAATCCACTATCAAATTTACTCTTAAATTCTGCACGTGGCCCATTAGCGAGCATGCATGCGTTAGATGTTATGTGGGTTTCTTTTTATTCGATCGGTTTACTGTTAGTATCAATTCTTATTATTACGGCAGTCCGCAAGTGGATACATAATATGGTTTTGTCATTTTTATTGAAATTAGTTGCCTACGTCATGTTTTTTATCGGCACATTGCTAATGGTTCTTGTCGTGCTTACATGGCCGAACTAA